In Plasmodium malariae genome assembly, chromosome: 11, the following proteins share a genomic window:
- the PmUG01_11056300 gene encoding polypyrimidine tract binding protein, putative, with translation MNKRTLCNDENDDEKNKTGVKRYLMSNDDPFENQKLYHEKNCTPKLNSNNPLLEMKEEEYMISNINSSINVGSSNNINCNSGKIENDENDEIKENDEINENDGDNGNSISNDNNDELNRNSNSDYNNMISSNANSSANYNVNNNVDEFMYNTSGIITNNFGGCNNFNKNNENDCNNPCSNIYYSGDCKKRKGSRYVMPFLKKEKNSVNTELLLKNVPTDADEEDIKSFMRPFVNNKIPEILFDEDGIVVKLHDDELNEAIFNYFNEHPTQIKGSFVKVKLARTTDDSSNNNTNGNANSSANNSTTNIANDCAANLINQENLEHDINSNTINKYNNSSSSNNNNNNNNNNNSGNQKDVIDAVDKKNIKYNKNECSKVILVSVVNIHYPVDIELIYYLFSKCGVVEKIITFSRNPVVYQALVQFKNIETAKEAIKSLHNRNIYDGCNTIQIQYSFLKELVVKANNSSSWDYTISSVQKNKYIPNFQNLHGVLPTPTRKSKDSELYQLIERKFKLGDFEMKNASKTPVLICYNIPKDYTDVNKLFNLFSVYGFVSRIKILREKPDSALIQYSSHLFSSLAQEYLQHAKIGNEIIELHFSKIHDIRISPQQKRSDMYKAKLFSNYDQRYLMADQVKYIKGACKPTKTLFISNVSEDVNEECIVNLLNKYGEINKLKFQPIKEGKKHLTITVELNSEDSATRALMDLHNFHLKDRSIKVSYTKTRLV, from the exons ATGAATAAGAGAACATTATGcaatgatgaaaatgatgatgaaaaaaataaaactggAGTAAAAAGATACTTGATGAGTAATGACGATCCTTTTGaaaatcaaaaattataccatgaaaaaaattgtactCCAAAATTAAACTCAAATAATCCATTACTTGAAATGAAGGAAGAGGAGTATATGATAAGTAACATAAATAGCAGCATAAACGTAGGAAGTAGCAACAACATAAACTGTAACAGTGGGAAAATTGAAAACgatgaaaatgatgaaattaaggaaaatgatgaaattaACGAAAATGATGGTGACAATGGTAATAGTATAAGTAACGACAACAATGACGAACTTAACAGGAATTCTAATTCTGACTACAACAATATGATTAGCAGCAATGCCAACAGCAGTGCCAACTATAATGTTAACAATAATGTGGACGAGTTCATGTATAATACTAGCGGCATTATCACAAACAATTTTGGAGGATGTAACAATTTTAACAAGAATAACGAAAATGATTGTAATAATCCCTGCTCTAATATATACTACTCTGGGGATtgcaaaaaaaggaaggGTAGTAGATATGTTATgccatttttaaaaaaagaaaaaaatagtgtAAATACAGaattacttttaaaaaatgtaccaACGGATGCAGATGAAGAAGATATAAAATCATTTATGCGTCcatttgtaaataataaaatacctGAAATACTTTTTGATGAAGATGGAATAGTCGTTAAGTTACATGACGATGAACTTAATGAAgcaatttttaattacttCAATGAACATCCTACCCAAATAAAAGGTTCTTTTGTAAAAGTGAAGCTAGCAAGAACCACTGAtgatagtagtaataataacacaaACGGAAATGCAAATAGCAGCGCGAATAATAGTACTACTAACATTGCGAATGACTGTGCTGCGAACCTTATAAATCAGGAAAATTTGGAGCATgatattaatagtaatactattaacaaatataacaatagtagtagtagtaataataataataataataataataataataatagtggaAACCAGAAGGATGTGATAGACGCGGtggacaaaaaaaatataaaatataataaaaatgaatgcTCAAAAGTTATCCTAGTATCAGTTGTGAATATACATTACCCCGTTGATAtagaattaatttattatttatttagtaAATGCGGAGTAgtagaaaaaattatcacCTTCTCAAGAAACCCAGTTGTATACCAAGCATTAgtacaatttaaaaatattgaaacaGCAAAAGAAGCTATTAAAAGTTTGCATaacagaaatatatatgatggtTGTAATACTATTCAAATACAatactcttttttaaaagaattagtAGTGAAGGCAAATAATTCAAGCTCATGGGATTATACTATTTCCagtgtacaaaaaaataaatatatacccaattttcaaaatttgcACGGTGTCTTACCTACACCAACAA GAAAAAGTAAAGACTCCGAGTTGTACCAATTAATAGAAAGAAAGTTCAAATTGGGAGATtttgaaatgaaaaatgcaTCGAAAACGCCTGTACTAATTTGCTACAATATACCAAAGGATTATACCGACGTGAATAAG ctCTTTAACCTATTTAGCGTATATGGCTTTGTGTcaagaattaaaatattaagagaAAAACCCGACTCGGCCCTTATCCAGTATTCAAGTCATTTGTTTTCTTCATTAGCCCAGGAATACTTACAGCACGCAAAAATTGGAAATGAAATTATCGAACTGCATTTTTCGAAAATACATGATATAAGAATTTCACCACAGCAAAAAAGGAGTGATATGTACAAGGCCAAACTGTTCAGCAATTATGATCAGAGATATTTG ATGGCCGATCAAGTGAAATACATAAAAGGAGCGTGCAAACCGACTAAGACTTTATTTATATCGAATGTGAGCGAGGATGTGAATGAAGAATGCATAGTAAACCTACTTAACAAATACGGAGAAATTAATAAGTTAAAATTTCAACCAataaaagaaggaaaaaaacatCTAACCATAACTGTTGAGTTGAATTCTGAAGATTCG GCAACGAGAGCATTAATGGACCTgcataattttcatttaaaagaTCGTTCTATAAAGGTATCGTACACAAAAACTAGATtagtttaa
- the PmUG01_11056500 gene encoding conserved Plasmodium protein, unknown function: protein MNFELKERFYKNMIIQRDNEDNERFKKAVIFQNNIFNTENDLIKEKEFFKLKQEIQNYKLRIDALQNENNYLKDKIRSCENKLKNFKYDIQVKNKRINNLMAENDIINKMYKDIYLSMYFRR from the coding sequence atgaATTTTGAGCTAAAAGAAAggttttacaaaaatatgattatacAGAGGGATAATGAAGATAATgaaagatttaaaaaagctgtaatatttcaaaataatatttttaataccgaaaatgatttaattaaagaaaaagaattttttaaactaaaacaagaaattcaaaattataaactCAGAATTGATGCActtcaaaatgaaaataattatttaaaagataaaattcgGTCatgtgaaaataaattaaaaaattttaaatatgatatacaagtaaaaaataaaagaattaataatttaatggctgaaaatgatataataaataaaatgtacaagGATATATATCTCAGCATGTATTTCAGAAGATAA
- the PmUG01_11056600 gene encoding ubiquitin-conjugating enzyme E2, putative, producing the protein MKIMTKNRLLIESREAKKQNDPDIILSHSEYNLYEWQAIIKGPKDSPYEGGQWKLSIKCKSTYPIDPPMITFITKFFHPNVNFVTGELCMDILKSNWSPAWTIQSICRAILFLFTEPNAESPLNCDAGNLIRSGDLRGFQSMAKMYTHEYAMQND; encoded by the exons atgaaaattatgacAAAGAACAGACTTTTAATAGAATCTCGTGAAGctaaaaagcaaaatgacCCAGATATTATCCTCAGTCACAG TGAATATAATTTGTACGAGTGGCAGGCCATTATAAAGGGACCGAAGGATTCACCATACGAG GGTGGACAATGGAAATTAAgcataaaatgtaaaagtaCCTATCCCATCGATCCCCCCATGATAACATTTATAACGAAATTTTTTCACCCAAACGTAAATTTTGTAAcag GAGAGCTATGCATGGATATACTGAAATCAAATTGGAGTCCAGCCTGGACAATTCAGTCCATATGTAGAgctattctttttctttttacggAACCAAATGCTGAAAGTCCTTTAAATTGTGATGcag GAAATCTAATACGTTCTGGTGACCTTAGGGGTTTTCAGTCCATGGCAAAAATGTACACACATGAATATGCAATGCAAAATGACTga
- the PmUG01_11056700 gene encoding RNA-binding protein, putative translates to MSLNFSIANVVYVKNLSTDVTEKDIKEKFESCDEIISVTFKNFPGINQKYCQIEFKSSEGITKASRLNGEHLLNVPMVVTVIEPVIHSQSVTDNFNINETEKNVNNPLDLRSSNSTNNNVQNNIQYQNLQNILLHKQLISEQNKGLVDFQNSLNEQNNKFDVFSKIIYIENLPHNYSEEDVKSLFKNVGNTTSYKLQYNEQKKVNAAFVEFMNEEQAKAALNLNGIKVGKNVISIRDAYSLINEKDIIKNNFSFYSNSTSSSNNNTKGENKNDHLTVINKNPVVNEKVEKVLALKEKLTLKLCAMYNPNLLLVNNLVQANQLLLSTTDRGENNASSNTNNINNISNYIKSDVNNNNSLNNNNEKHEGKKKIVECKKVLTNSYEECVRSGKTDVQKKNHNHDGRDNHDSNDYHSDSNSNDDNKEGIEKKKGKEKGCSKYSNISRSTERRSYSRNCKNKLSVSRDESCSPSARSRCRSRTRGRSRKRERSRKRERSNYRSRSNCRSESDYNDRRHSKTSSRRKHIYNKHKSRKRKKHNNSRSISPNYSRSNSRSSSETERNNRYYYNKEKKKIKIRKNYYSSSPSYSKSSNSSRRRRHRESSSHKPWWVKESEKMQMRRRLKEKQMREMAYRDRYRR, encoded by the exons ATGAGTTTAAATTTTAGTATAGCTAATGTAGTATACGTAAAAAATCTTTCAACAGACGTAAcagaaaaagatataaaggAAAAGTTTGAATCATGCGATGAAATAATTAGCGTTACTTTTAAGAA CTTCCCTGGGATAAATCAAAAATACTGCCAGATAGAATTTAAAAGTTCAGAAGGTATAACAAAAGCATCAAGATTAAATGGAGAGCATTTGCTGAATGTCCCCATGGTTGTAACAGTCATCGAGCCTGTTATACATAGTCAGAGTGTTACcgataattttaatattaatgaaactgaaaaaaatgtaaacaatCCCTTAGATTTAAGAAGTAGTAACTCTACTAATAACAATGTTCAgaataatatacaatatcag AATTTACAGAACATTCTGCTGCATAAGCAACTAATTTCTGAGCAGAATAAAGGATTAGTTGACTTTCAAAATTCGTTAAATGAGCAGAATAATAAGTTCGATGTGTTTTCgaagattatatatatagaaaactTACCGCACAAC TACAGCGAGGAAGACGTCAAAAGTCTTTTCAAAAATGTGGGAAATACTACCAGTTACAAACTTCAGTACAACGAgcagaaaaaagtaaatgcTGCATTCGTTGAATTTATGAACGAAGAACAAGCAAAAGCCgcattaaatttaaatggaataaaagTAGGAAAAAACGTGATATCAATAAGAGATGCATATAgcttaataaatgaaaaagatattataaaaaacaatttttcattttatagtaatagtactagtagtagtaataataatacgaAAGGAGAAAATAAGAATGATCATCTGAcagtaataaataaaaacccAGTTGTTAATGAAAAAGTAGAGAAGGTCCTAGCactaaaagaaaaattaactCTGAAATTATGTGCCATGTACAATCCGAATTTGCTTTTAGTAAATAACCTAGTCCAGGCCAATCAGCTCTTGCTAAGTACGACAGATAGGGGTGAAAATAATGCCAGCAGTAATACTAATAACATTAACAACATTAGTAATTATATCAAGAGCGATGtgaataataacaatagtctgaataataataatgaaaaacatgaaggcaaaaaaaaaatagttgaaTGCAAAAAGGTCCTAACAAACAGTTATGAGGAGTGTGTCAGAAGTGGGAAAACGGatgtacagaaaaaaaatcataatcATGATGGAAGGGACAATCATGATAGCAATGATTATCATAGTGATAGTAACTCTAATGATGACAATAAGGAAGgaattgaaaaaaagaaaggaaaagaaaaaggttGTAGCAAATATAGCAATATCTCCCGTTCTACTGAAAGAAGGAGTTATTCTCGTAATTGCAAAAATAAGTTATCGGTTAGCCGTGACGAATCTTGTTCTCCTAGCGCTAGGAGCAGATGTAGAAGCCGCACTAGAGGAAGAAGCCGAAAGAGAGAAAGAAGCCGAAAGAGAGAAAGAAGCAACTACAGAAGCAGAAGTAACTGTAGAAGCGAAAGCGACTATAATGACAGACGGCACAGCAAAACGTCTTCAAGAaggaaacatatatataataaacataaaagcagaaaaagaaaaaagcatAACAACAGCCGTTCTATAAGTCCCAACTATTCTAGAAGCAACTCTAGAAGTTCATCAGAAACAGAAAGAAATAATaggtattattataataaagaaaaaaaaaaaattaaaattagaaaaaattattatagttCTTCTCCCAGTTATAGCAAATCTTCTAATTCATCAAGAAGAAGAAGACATAGAGAATCTAGTAGTCACAAACCATGGTGGGTAAAAGAATCTGAAAAGATGCAAATGAGGCGAAGATTGAAGGAAAAACAGATGCGTGAAATGGCATATAGGGATAGATATAGAAGGTAA
- the PmUG01_11056400 gene encoding conserved Plasmodium protein, unknown function, which produces MDLAVLKNDKNLSFSSINKIVDDIYNDNLNFLLKKNKNELERKEIDQFSYNIEALLNSLDEEGLRLHEERNKMKETFQTIAQQLKNVKKSIKKTEQYIEKKVSGELFEDSHKTFEAIKKDIDNL; this is translated from the exons ATGGATTTAGCTGTTCTTaagaatgataaaaatttatcattCAGTAGCATTAA taaaataGTGGATGACATTTATAATGATAATCTAAATTTTCTTCTAAAG aaaaataaaaatgaattggAAAGAAAGGAAATCGATCAGTTCAGCTATAATATTGAAGCCCTGTTAAACTCGTTAGATGAGGAAGGATTAAGATTACATGAAGAAAGGAACAAAATGAAGGAAACATTCCAAACTATAG cTCAGCAATTAAAAAACGTGAAGAAATCAATCAAAAAGACGGAACAATATATTGAGAAAAAG GTAAGTGGAGAACTTTTCGAGGACTCACATAAAACATTTGAGGCTATTAAAAAGGACATTGACAATTTATAA